The Mucilaginibacter mallensis genome has a segment encoding these proteins:
- the pth gene encoding aminoacyl-tRNA hydrolase, whose translation MKYLIVGLGNIGPEYADTRHNIGFMVLDEMAKQENVKFYNMRLAYYTEVNYKSRTLYLIKPTTYMNLSGKALNHWMKELKIPVENVLVIVDDIALPLGTLRLKPKGSAAGHNGLKHIEATLGNNEYARLRFGVSDNYPKGRQVDYVLSGFDDDEKPELPALIDRSIEIIKSFATIGTELTMTKYNR comes from the coding sequence ATGAAATATCTTATAGTTGGTTTAGGTAACATTGGTCCGGAATATGCTGATACCCGGCATAACATCGGGTTTATGGTGTTGGATGAAATGGCCAAGCAGGAAAATGTTAAGTTTTATAACATGCGACTGGCTTATTATACTGAGGTAAACTATAAAAGCCGTACACTATACCTTATTAAGCCAACAACCTATATGAATTTAAGCGGTAAGGCCCTTAACCATTGGATGAAGGAACTGAAGATCCCCGTTGAAAACGTATTGGTTATTGTTGATGATATTGCCCTGCCATTAGGTACGCTACGCCTGAAACCTAAAGGAAGCGCTGCAGGCCACAATGGCTTAAAACATATTGAAGCGACCCTTGGCAACAATGAATACGCACGCCTGCGTTTTGGCGTGAGTGATAACTACCCCAAAGGCCGGCAGGTTGATTATGTACTGAGCGGCTTTGATGATGATGAAAAACCTGAACTGCCTGCCCTTATCGACCGCTCTATTGAAATTATAAAAAGCTTCGCCACTATTGGTACGGAACTTACTATGACTAAGTATAATAGGTAG
- a CDS encoding 50S ribosomal protein L25/general stress protein Ctc — protein sequence MKSIAISGSLRENVGKRDAKELRYQSLVPAVLYGGPTQTHFAVSAADLKAVVYTPVVHFIDLQIAGVTSQAIIKDIQFHPLTEQIIHVDFLLLDEKKPVTIEIPIKLTGSSSGVKAGGKLVQKLRKLRIKALPKDHLDAIEVSIEGLEVGKSVKVAEIKVPNLTITNAIEDTIVSVTTSRALRQAEQEAASGKK from the coding sequence ATGAAATCAATTGCTATTAGCGGTTCTTTAAGAGAGAACGTAGGGAAACGAGACGCGAAGGAATTGCGTTACCAGAGCCTGGTACCAGCAGTACTTTACGGTGGGCCAACCCAAACCCACTTTGCAGTGTCCGCAGCTGATTTGAAAGCCGTAGTTTACACACCGGTTGTTCATTTCATCGATTTACAAATTGCTGGTGTAACTTCACAGGCTATCATTAAAGATATCCAGTTCCACCCATTAACTGAGCAGATCATCCACGTAGATTTTCTGTTGTTAGATGAGAAAAAACCAGTTACCATTGAAATTCCGATCAAATTAACCGGAAGCTCATCAGGTGTTAAAGCAGGTGGTAAATTAGTTCAGAAACTAAGAAAATTACGTATCAAAGCATTACCTAAAGATCACTTAGATGCGATTGAAGTGAGCATTGAAGGCTTAGAAGTGGGTAAATCAGTAAAAGTTGCTGAAATTAAAGTTCCTAACCTGACTATTACTAACGCTATTGAAGATACCATTGTATCGGTAACTACTTCACGTGCATTACGTCAGGCTGAGCAGGAAGCTGCTTCAGGCAAAAAATAA